A region from the Phycisphaerales bacterium genome encodes:
- a CDS encoding DUF2190 family protein — MASGPAKFVQEGGSIDYTPGADVLVGAVVVQADLIGVTQAPIKAGQLGSIAVTGVFDFNKAVGAGSAIPAGTLTYWDSAAQNATKNAAAGANKLIGKAVKATVDADTIVRVRLQQ, encoded by the coding sequence ATGGCTTCAGGACCAGCAAAGTTCGTTCAGGAAGGCGGCTCGATCGACTACACCCCCGGCGCAGACGTGCTCGTCGGCGCGGTGGTGGTGCAGGCCGACCTCATCGGCGTCACGCAGGCCCCGATCAAGGCGGGCCAGTTGGGATCGATCGCCGTCACCGGCGTGTTCGACTTCAACAAGGCGGTCGGCGCGGGCAGCGCCATCCCCGCGGGCACGCTCACGTACTGGGATTCGGCTGCCCAGAACGCTACCAAGAACGCGGCCGCCGGCGCGAACAAGCTGATCGGCAAGGCGGTGAAGGCCACCGTCGACGCCGACACGATCGTTCGCGTTCGCCTGCAGCAATAA